One part of the Algibacter sp. L1A34 genome encodes these proteins:
- the ribA gene encoding GTP cyclohydrolase II — protein MSTRDTNIIQGERVKLPTKYGHFELIPFQEKLSGLEHMALIKGDFSSNEAVLTRIHSACATGDLFGSLRCDCGDQLIEAMKLIENNGSGVIVYLQQEGRGIGLMNKMKAYKLQELGMDTIEANLHLGFAPDERDYQIGVEILRILGVKKVNLLTNNPDKIIGLEKSGIQVVKRVPLIIKSNSFNKYYLDTKEAHMGHQLSEEKLENQCYDN, from the coding sequence ATGTCTACTAGAGATACAAATATTATACAAGGAGAAAGGGTTAAACTACCAACTAAATACGGTCACTTTGAACTTATTCCATTTCAGGAAAAATTAAGCGGTCTTGAGCATATGGCATTAATAAAGGGTGATTTTTCTTCAAATGAAGCCGTTTTAACTCGAATTCATTCTGCGTGTGCTACTGGAGATTTATTTGGATCCTTAAGATGCGACTGCGGAGATCAATTAATTGAAGCAATGAAACTAATCGAGAATAACGGAAGTGGAGTAATTGTGTATTTGCAACAAGAAGGAAGAGGTATTGGCCTTATGAATAAGATGAAGGCTTATAAGTTACAAGAACTTGGTATGGATACTATAGAAGCAAACTTACATTTGGGGTTTGCTCCAGATGAAAGGGATTATCAAATAGGAGTGGAAATTCTTAGGATTCTTGGTGTAAAAAAGGTAAACTTGTTAACCAATAATCCAGACAAAATTATAGGATTGGAAAAAAGCGGTATTCAAGTCGTTAAACGTGTTCCATTAATAATAAAATCAAACTCATTCAATAAGTACTATTTAGATACTAAAGAAGCACATATGGGGCATCAGCTTAGTGAAGAGAAATTAGAAAATCAATGTTATGATAACTGA
- a CDS encoding NifB/NifX family molybdenum-iron cluster-binding protein produces MKRIAIPITKNNTIENHFGRSKFYEIYTFSSTNEIVDIQLIESEHGGGCKSNIINVLADEGVGSIISGNIGDKAMSKLAAAGIGVIRGYSGKSADVILEFVENKISDKGGSCQHHSKKHKKGLGCNHES; encoded by the coding sequence ATGAAAAGGATAGCAATACCGATAACAAAAAATAATACGATAGAAAATCATTTTGGTCGTAGTAAGTTTTATGAAATTTACACTTTTTCTAGTACAAATGAAATTGTAGACATACAGTTAATAGAGTCAGAGCATGGAGGTGGATGTAAATCGAATATAATTAACGTGCTGGCAGATGAAGGCGTAGGATCTATAATATCTGGTAATATTGGAGATAAGGCCATGAGTAAATTAGCAGCAGCAGGTATTGGTGTAATTCGCGGATACTCTGGTAAATCTGCAGATGTTATTCTAGAGTTTGTCGAAAATAAAATTTCTGATAAAGGTGGTTCTTGTCAACATCATAGTAAAAAACATAAAAAAGGTTTGGGATGTAACCATGAGTCTTAA
- a CDS encoding DUF5320 family protein → MPNFDCKGPENLGPKTGMKLGKCRKTKLDDFEYPENRPFGKGRRKKSSNNRIVTFNLEK, encoded by the coding sequence ATGCCAAATTTTGATTGCAAAGGGCCTGAAAATTTAGGACCAAAAACAGGAATGAAGTTAGGGAAATGTAGGAAGACAAAATTGGATGATTTTGAATATCCCGAAAACAGACCTTTTGGAAAAGGAAGACGAAAAAAATCTAGCAATAATAGAATAGTAACATTTAATTTGGAAAAATGA